In Campylobacter vicugnae, a genomic segment contains:
- a CDS encoding HAD family hydrolase: MSFKPTILFDLDGTLIDSTDAIVNGFYKAFKEHNLAKPSKEQICSFIGHPLEYMFGSLGVPNHLISNFIAVYKEDYRQNYLAQTTLLPGAFEAVNIASEFANLGVVTTKTSLYSKILLENLGILKYFSVVIGRDDVINPKPDPEPILKALKAINATASNAYMIGDTPMDAKAAKSAGVFSIGVTCGYESKKILELNCDYVCCDAVSAVEYIKIYKQQS, encoded by the coding sequence GTGAGCTTTAAGCCTACAATTTTATTTGACCTTGATGGCACGCTAATTGACTCAACCGATGCTATTGTAAATGGATTTTACAAAGCATTTAAAGAGCATAATCTTGCTAAGCCATCAAAGGAGCAAATTTGCTCTTTTATTGGTCATCCTTTGGAGTATATGTTTGGCTCTCTTGGTGTGCCAAATCATCTAATATCTAATTTTATCGCAGTTTATAAAGAGGATTATAGACAAAATTATTTAGCTCAAACTACGCTTTTACCCGGGGCTTTTGAGGCTGTTAATATTGCTAGCGAGTTTGCAAATTTAGGAGTTGTTACTACAAAAACTTCGTTATATTCTAAAATATTACTTGAAAATCTTGGAATTTTAAAATATTTTAGCGTTGTAATTGGCAGAGATGATGTTATTAATCCAAAGCCAGATCCAGAGCCTATCTTAAAAGCATTAAAAGCTATAAATGCAACTGCATCAAATGCCTATATGATCGGCGATACTCCTATGGATGCTAAAGCAGCTAAGAGTGCTGGAGTATTTAGTATAGGCGTAACATGTGGATATGAGAGCAAGAAGATTTTAGAGTTAAATTGTGATTATGTCTGTTGCGATGCTGTAAGTGCGGTAGAGTATATTAAAATATATAAGCAACAATCTTAA
- a CDS encoding DMT family transporter, whose protein sequence is MRYNRFLIRHLGIYYMLIASLLFAGTGALSKILSSELSSIEIVFFRNIIGLGLIIWMIYKKPLHQAGGKFWLLAFRGIIGTIGLYAFFYNIAHIDLATAFTFSKTSPIFTALLAAFIFKERLSYLGWFAIFIGFIGILFIIEPTLGVSKDEYIGLLSGIGAALAYTSIRGLRKHYDTRAIVLSFMLCGSAIPLLSMIIGSFYYRPDLDFLISPFIMPSLASWAMVILMGLLATGFQIYLTKAYAASKKAGVVAAVGYSDVVFSMIFGLILGDSLPSAWAFLGIVMIIGAGILVARER, encoded by the coding sequence ATGAGATATAACAGATTTTTAATTCGCCATTTGGGTATTTATTATATGCTGATCGCCTCTTTGCTTTTTGCTGGGACTGGAGCGTTATCTAAGATTTTAAGCAGTGAGCTAAGCTCTATTGAGATTGTATTTTTTCGCAATATCATAGGCCTTGGGCTAATAATTTGGATGATTTACAAAAAGCCACTCCATCAAGCTGGTGGAAAGTTTTGGCTCCTTGCATTTCGTGGAATTATCGGGACAATTGGTCTGTATGCATTTTTTTACAATATTGCTCATATAGACCTTGCAACAGCCTTTACATTTTCTAAAACCAGTCCGATTTTTACAGCACTGTTAGCTGCTTTTATTTTTAAAGAGAGGCTTAGCTATTTAGGCTGGTTTGCGATTTTTATCGGATTTATTGGAATTTTATTTATCATTGAACCAACTCTTGGCGTAAGCAAAGATGAATATATAGGCCTACTTAGCGGGATTGGTGCAGCTCTTGCCTATACTAGTATTAGAGGACTTAGAAAGCACTATGATACTCGTGCTATTGTCTTATCATTTATGTTATGTGGGAGTGCTATTCCTTTATTATCTATGATTATAGGGAGTTTTTATTATAGGCCAGATTTAGATTTTTTAATCAGTCCATTTATTATGCCTAGTTTAGCTAGTTGGGCAATGGTGATATTAATGGGATTATTAGCCACTGGATTTCAAATTTATCTAACCAAAGCTTATGCAGCAAGTAAAAAAGCTGGAGTTGTAGCAGCTGTAGGCTATAGCGATGTAGTTTTTAGTATGATTTTTGGGCTAATTTTGGGCGATTCTTTGCCTAGTGCGTGGGCGTTTTTAGGTATTGTAATGATTATTGGTGCTGGAATTTTAGTTGCTCGTGAGCGGTAA
- a CDS encoding DMT family transporter, whose amino-acid sequence MNNKGFFWVISGASVEAGWAYGLKYANTPFEWVITALLVCFSFWAFMMSFKYLSASIAYTMFIGFGTIFIVGAEIVTNYFNNQSISFLRILFILLIIIGVLGLKRSEA is encoded by the coding sequence GTGAATAATAAAGGATTTTTTTGGGTCATTAGTGGAGCTAGCGTTGAGGCTGGTTGGGCTTATGGCTTAAAGTATGCTAATACACCATTTGAATGGGTGATTACTGCTTTGCTTGTTTGTTTTAGTTTTTGGGCATTTATGATGAGCTTTAAATATCTTAGTGCAAGTATAGCTTATACAATGTTTATTGGATTTGGGACAATTTTCATCGTAGGCGCTGAGATAGTTACAAACTATTTTAATAATCAAAGCATTAGTTTCCTTAGGATTTTATTTATTTTGCTTATTATTATCGGCGTTTTAGGGCTTAAAAGGAGTGAAGCGTGA
- the kdsA gene encoding 3-deoxy-8-phosphooctulonate synthase: protein MILIAGPCVIESRDLVFKVASKLKEFADLDWIDFYFKSSFDKANRTSISSFRGPGLDEGLKILDEVKREFGFKILTDIHESYQASPVAQVADALQIPAFLCRQTDLLVAAAKTKAIVNIKKGQFLSPDAMKHSVKKVLETRGVSEFGYEAAKANGVFLCERGSTFGYGNLVVDMRSLPIMREFAPVVFDATHSVQMPSANGSTSGGDSRFVPYLARAAAAVGVDGFFYETHIDPCQAMCDGPNMLNLEALKANLEQIKKIKDALGE, encoded by the coding sequence ATGATATTAATAGCAGGACCTTGCGTAATAGAAAGTAGAGATTTAGTATTTAAAGTTGCTAGTAAGCTTAAAGAGTTTGCAGATTTAGATTGGATAGATTTTTATTTTAAATCCAGTTTTGATAAGGCTAATCGCACAAGCATTAGTAGCTTTAGGGGGCCAGGACTTGATGAGGGTTTAAAAATTTTAGATGAGGTTAAGCGTGAGTTTGGCTTTAAAATCTTAACAGATATCCACGAAAGCTATCAAGCCAGCCCCGTAGCTCAAGTGGCTGATGCCTTACAAATACCAGCATTTTTATGCCGCCAAACAGATTTATTAGTAGCAGCAGCCAAAACTAAAGCGATAGTAAATATCAAAAAAGGCCAATTCCTAAGCCCTGATGCTATGAAACACAGCGTTAAAAAAGTCTTAGAAACTCGTGGAGTAAGTGAATTTGGTTATGAAGCAGCTAAGGCAAATGGAGTATTTTTATGCGAAAGAGGCTCTACATTTGGCTATGGAAATTTAGTTGTAGATATGAGAAGTTTACCTATTATGAGAGAGTTTGCTCCAGTTGTATTTGATGCAACTCATAGCGTTCAAATGCCAAGCGCTAATGGCTCTACAAGTGGTGGAGATAGCAGATTCGTGCCATATCTTGCTAGAGCTGCAGCTGCTGTGGGAGTTGATGGATTCTTTTATGAGACGCATATTGATCCATGCCAGGCTATGTGTGATGGGCCAAATATGCTAAATCTTGAAGCTCTTAAGGCAAATTTAGAACAGATCAAAAAAATCAAGGACGCCTTAGGTGAATAA
- the ribH gene encoding 6,7-dimethyl-8-ribityllumazine synthase — protein MNIIEGNLALKGNEKIAIINARFNHIITDRLVEGAKDAFLRHGGKEENLSLILVPGAFEIPMALQKALESGKFDAVVCVGAVIRGSTPHFDYVSAETTKGVANITLKYAKPVTFGVLTVDNLEQAIERAGSKAGNKGFEAMAGVIELLSLYENLKG, from the coding sequence ATGAATATAATAGAAGGTAATTTAGCCCTAAAAGGCAATGAAAAAATAGCTATAATCAACGCTAGATTTAATCATATTATAACTGATAGGCTTGTAGAAGGTGCAAAAGATGCGTTTTTACGCCATGGCGGTAAAGAAGAAAATCTATCTTTAATCCTAGTCCCTGGTGCATTTGAGATACCAATGGCACTCCAAAAAGCTCTAGAAAGTGGTAAATTCGACGCTGTAGTATGCGTAGGAGCTGTAATTCGTGGTTCTACTCCACATTTTGATTATGTAAGTGCAGAAACTACCAAAGGCGTAGCAAATATAACGCTAAAATACGCTAAGCCAGTAACCTTTGGCGTATTAACAGTTGATAATCTAGAACAAGCCATAGAAAGAGCCGGCTCAAAAGCTGGAAATAAAGGCTTTGAAGCAATGGCTGGAGTTATTGAGTTGCTTAGTTTGTATGAAAATTTAAAGGGATAA
- a CDS encoding DMT family transporter yields MIYTAALLGAGVCEVLGVVFLNQMAKSQNIKKIALFMLVAVTFGISLSLLSFAMNILPMSVAYSIWTGIGAVGAVGVGVIFNKEKIGIKKAVYLFLIVFSVIMLKLI; encoded by the coding sequence GTGATATATACAGCCGCACTCCTTGGTGCTGGAGTTTGCGAGGTTTTAGGCGTCGTATTTTTAAATCAAATGGCAAAAAGTCAAAATATCAAAAAGATTGCACTTTTTATGCTTGTAGCAGTAACTTTTGGAATATCTTTAAGTCTGCTTAGCTTTGCGATGAATATATTGCCAATGTCAGTAGCCTACTCAATTTGGACTGGGATTGGAGCTGTTGGAGCTGTTGGAGTTGGAGTAATATTTAATAAAGAAAAGATAGGTATCAAAAAGGCAGTTTATCTATTTTTGATAGTTTTTAGTGTAATAATGTTAAAATTAATATAA
- a CDS encoding OmpA family protein has translation MKKILLALCAASALFANNGYEFTIVGGYAHPEGTQGIDDQKIMGLRLGKNLDLSWLSQVELGFDYTPKATFEDRNGKSVGYDTNIARYYLNLVKDFAITDAISLYGLVGAGYQDLSKEANDANDDGFGQAGLGLKFKVVDNFALKLEARDAIAFKDGANTFLYTLGFASGFGGSAKAEPTAQAPAVAPTSVDGDDDNDKVLNSKDQCPGTPAGAIVDENGCEKVIRLSLSANFESDSATLSPEYIAKIDEVAKVLVQNSEYKVLLEGHTDATGSEEYNQKLSERRAQAVAAELIKMGVSKDRIKTVGYGELSPIATNKTKEGRAQNRRVDAKFRN, from the coding sequence ATGAAAAAAATTCTTTTAGCACTATGTGCAGCTTCAGCCTTATTTGCAAATAATGGCTATGAATTTACTATTGTTGGTGGATACGCTCATCCAGAAGGTACTCAAGGTATTGATGATCAAAAGATAATGGGTCTTAGACTGGGTAAGAATTTAGATCTATCATGGTTAAGTCAAGTTGAATTGGGATTTGACTATACTCCAAAAGCTACATTTGAAGATAGAAATGGCAAATCAGTAGGATATGATACAAATATTGCTAGATACTATCTAAACTTAGTAAAAGACTTTGCTATAACTGATGCTATCTCGCTTTATGGCTTAGTTGGTGCTGGTTATCAAGATTTGAGCAAAGAGGCAAATGATGCTAATGATGATGGCTTTGGTCAGGCTGGTCTTGGACTTAAATTTAAAGTAGTAGATAATTTTGCTCTTAAATTAGAAGCAAGAGACGCTATAGCTTTCAAAGATGGTGCTAATACATTTTTATACACTTTAGGTTTTGCTAGTGGATTTGGTGGTAGTGCTAAGGCTGAGCCAACAGCTCAAGCCCCAGCAGTTGCACCTACAAGTGTAGATGGCGATGATGATAATGATAAAGTATTAAATAGTAAAGATCAATGCCCTGGCACTCCAGCTGGTGCTATTGTTGATGAAAATGGCTGTGAAAAGGTAATTAGATTGAGTCTAAGTGCAAATTTTGAATCTGATAGCGCAACGCTAAGCCCAGAATATATTGCAAAAATAGATGAAGTAGCAAAAGTATTGGTTCAAAATAGTGAGTATAAAGTTTTATTAGAAGGCCATACTGATGCTACTGGTTCAGAAGAATACAACCAAAAATTATCAGAAAGAAGAGCTCAAGCAGTAGCAGCAGAGCTAATCAAAATGGGTGTTAGCAAAGATAGAATTAAAACAGTTGGTTATGGCGAGTTATCTCCAATTGCTACAAACAAAACCAAAGAAGGTCGTGCGCAAAATCGCCGCGTTGATGCTAAATTTAGAAATTAA
- the nifJ gene encoding pyruvate:ferredoxin (flavodoxin) oxidoreductase: MSKIMKTMDGNEAAAYASYAFTEVAGIYPITPSSPMADFVDIWASEGKKNLFGMPVKVIEMQSEAGAAGTVHGSLQAGALTTTFTAAQGLLLKIPNMYKIAGQMLPGVIHVAARSLAAQALSIFGDHQDIYACRQTGFAMLATGSVQEVMDLAGVAHLSAIKGRVPFMHFFDGFRTSHEIQKIEVMDYSVFDRLLDKEAVEEFRRNSMNPENPKIRGTAQNDDIYFQTRELTNKFYDAIPDIVAYYMDEISKVTGRKYAPFVYYGAPDATRVIVAMGSVTQTLEEVVDHLNSKGEKVGVLKVHLYRPFSIKHMFDVIPSTVEKIAVLDRTKEPGSLGEPLYLDIKAVYYGKENAPVIVGGRYGLSSKDVDPAQMIAIYENLNLDTPKNGFTVGIVDDVSFTSLPVGEKISLSDSDCIECLFYGLGADGTVGANKNSIKIIGDKTDLYAQAYFAYDSKKSGGYTRSHLRFGKKPIRSTYLVSNPHFVACSVAAYLDIYDVVDGLRDGGTFLLNSIWDAQKTVEKIPNRVKRILAQKNANFYILNATKLAYEIGLGNRTNTIMQSAFFKLSGIINYEEAQKYMKEYAYKTYHKKGDKIVEMNYKAIDEGASELVKIEIDPSWINLKDEIKEDKYKGSSFVENIVKPMNAARGDSLPVSAFVGYEDGSFESGTTEFEKRGVGVMVPKWIGENCIQCNQCAFVCPHAVIRPFLIDENEMSNAPQGVKDRAIDAKGKELAGLKYKIQVSPLDCTGCELCAHECPSKEKSLVMVPLNGEIEKGEQENADYLFKKVVYKDDLVNKQSVKGSGFAQPLFEFHGACPGCGETPYITLVTRLFGEQLMIANATGCSSIYGGSAPSSPYRKSNKTGNGVAWANSLFEDNAEFGMGMKIATATIRHRVENIMLNTKDKAPNAIAALYNDWLANKEDRLVTQSIRDTLVPLLEANQDIPGAKELLSLKQYIAKKSQWIIGGDGWAYDIGYGGLDHVLASGENVNVLVLDTEVYSNTGGQSSKSSRSGSVAQFSASGKSVQKKDLGQISMTYGNIFVAQINLNASQANVIKAITAAEAYDGPSLIIAYSPCIAHGIKGGLTMSGEQAELATACGYWPTYVYDPSLVAQGKNPLKITSKEPQWDRYEEFLLNEVRYNSLKKINPQHADELFAQNLSDAKRRYRQLKRLAAADYSDELI; encoded by the coding sequence ATGAGTAAAATTATGAAAACTATGGACGGCAACGAAGCTGCAGCTTATGCTTCATATGCTTTTACCGAAGTTGCCGGAATTTATCCTATTACACCTAGCTCACCAATGGCAGATTTTGTCGATATTTGGGCGAGTGAAGGTAAGAAAAATTTATTTGGTATGCCTGTTAAGGTTATTGAAATGCAAAGCGAAGCTGGTGCAGCTGGCACGGTTCATGGAAGTCTTCAAGCTGGTGCATTAACTACTACATTTACAGCAGCTCAAGGTTTATTACTTAAAATCCCAAATATGTATAAAATTGCTGGTCAAATGCTACCTGGCGTTATCCATGTAGCAGCTCGTTCTCTTGCAGCACAAGCTCTTTCTATCTTTGGAGATCATCAAGATATATACGCATGTAGGCAAACTGGTTTTGCTATGCTTGCTACTGGTTCAGTTCAAGAGGTTATGGATCTAGCTGGAGTAGCTCATTTGAGCGCTATTAAAGGTAGAGTGCCATTTATGCACTTTTTTGATGGATTTAGAACAAGCCACGAAATTCAAAAAATTGAGGTAATGGATTATAGTGTATTTGATAGATTGCTTGATAAAGAGGCTGTTGAAGAGTTTAGACGCAACTCAATGAATCCTGAAAATCCAAAAATCAGAGGCACAGCACAAAACGATGATATATACTTTCAAACAAGAGAATTGACCAATAAATTCTATGATGCAATCCCAGATATCGTAGCATATTATATGGATGAAATATCAAAAGTTACAGGTAGAAAATATGCTCCATTTGTATATTATGGCGCACCAGATGCGACTAGAGTGATAGTAGCTATGGGTTCAGTAACTCAAACTCTTGAAGAAGTAGTAGATCATCTAAACTCCAAAGGTGAAAAAGTAGGTGTTTTAAAAGTTCATCTATATAGACCATTTAGTATTAAGCATATGTTTGATGTAATCCCTTCAACTGTGGAAAAAATCGCAGTTTTAGATCGCACTAAAGAACCAGGTAGTCTAGGAGAGCCATTATATCTAGATATTAAAGCAGTATATTATGGCAAAGAAAACGCCCCAGTAATAGTAGGCGGCAGATATGGTCTAAGTTCTAAAGATGTTGATCCAGCACAGATGATTGCTATATATGAGAATTTAAATTTAGATACACCTAAAAATGGCTTTACAGTGGGTATTGTAGATGATGTATCATTTACATCATTACCAGTAGGAGAGAAAATCTCTCTTAGCGATAGCGATTGTATTGAGTGTTTATTTTATGGACTTGGAGCCGATGGAACAGTAGGAGCTAATAAAAATTCTATTAAAATTATCGGGGATAAAACCGACTTATACGCTCAAGCATATTTTGCCTATGATAGTAAAAAATCAGGCGGATACACTAGAAGCCATTTAAGATTTGGTAAAAAGCCAATCCGCTCTACATATCTAGTATCAAATCCACATTTTGTAGCCTGTTCAGTTGCTGCATATTTAGATATTTATGATGTAGTAGATGGATTAAGAGATGGCGGTACATTTTTGCTTAACTCCATTTGGGATGCACAAAAAACAGTAGAAAAAATACCAAATAGGGTAAAGCGAATCTTAGCACAAAAAAATGCCAATTTTTATATCTTAAATGCGACAAAATTAGCATATGAGATAGGTTTAGGTAATCGTACAAATACTATTATGCAATCAGCATTTTTTAAACTCTCAGGCATTATTAACTACGAAGAAGCACAAAAATATATGAAAGAGTACGCCTATAAAACATATCATAAAAAAGGCGACAAAATCGTAGAGATGAACTATAAAGCTATTGATGAAGGTGCTAGCGAGCTTGTTAAAATTGAGATTGACCCAAGCTGGATAAATTTAAAAGATGAGATAAAAGAGGATAAATACAAAGGTAGTAGCTTTGTAGAAAATATCGTAAAACCAATGAACGCAGCCAGAGGAGACTCTTTACCAGTATCTGCTTTTGTCGGATATGAAGATGGCTCATTTGAATCTGGTACAACTGAATTTGAAAAGCGTGGTGTAGGCGTAATGGTGCCAAAATGGATAGGAGAAAACTGTATCCAATGTAATCAATGTGCATTTGTTTGTCCGCACGCAGTTATTAGACCATTTTTAATAGATGAAAATGAAATGTCTAACGCTCCACAAGGTGTCAAAGATAGAGCAATTGATGCTAAAGGTAAGGAGCTAGCTGGATTAAAATATAAAATTCAAGTAAGCCCATTAGATTGTACAGGCTGTGAGCTATGCGCCCATGAGTGTCCAAGCAAAGAAAAATCTCTAGTAATGGTTCCATTAAATGGCGAGATAGAAAAAGGCGAACAAGAAAACGCTGATTATCTATTTAAAAAGGTAGTCTATAAAGATGATCTTGTAAATAAACAAAGCGTAAAAGGCTCAGGTTTTGCTCAGCCATTATTTGAATTCCACGGCGCTTGTCCAGGATGTGGCGAAACTCCATATATTACCTTAGTTACAAGACTATTTGGTGAGCAGTTAATGATAGCAAATGCCACAGGATGTAGCTCAATTTATGGTGGTTCAGCTCCATCATCTCCATATAGAAAATCCAACAAAACTGGCAACGGCGTAGCATGGGCAAACTCACTATTTGAAGATAATGCCGAGTTTGGTATGGGTATGAAGATAGCTACTGCAACTATTCGCCACAGAGTAGAAAATATTATGCTAAATACCAAAGATAAAGCACCAAATGCCATTGCAGCTCTATATAATGACTGGTTAGCAAATAAAGAAGATAGATTAGTAACTCAAAGTATTAGAGATACTCTAGTTCCACTCCTTGAGGCAAATCAAGATATCCCAGGAGCCAAAGAGCTTCTAAGCTTAAAACAATACATCGCTAAAAAATCTCAATGGATTATCGGAGGCGATGGTTGGGCTTATGATATTGGTTATGGTGGATTAGATCATGTATTAGCAAGTGGTGAAAATGTCAATGTTCTTGTGCTTGATACTGAAGTCTATTCAAATACAGGCGGTCAAAGTTCAAAATCAAGCCGCAGCGGTTCAGTAGCTCAATTTAGTGCTAGTGGTAAAAGCGTACAAAAAAAGGATTTAGGTCAAATTTCAATGACTTATGGAAATATCTTTGTAGCTCAAATTAATCTAAATGCTAGTCAAGCCAATGTGATTAAAGCTATCACAGCAGCTGAAGCATATGATGGCCCAAGCCTTATCATAGCATACTCTCCATGTATCGCACATGGTATTAAAGGCGGTCTGACAATGTCTGGCGAACAAGCCGAGCTAGCTACAGCGTGTGGATACTGGCCGACATATGTCTATGACCCAAGTCTAGTAGCACAAGGCAAAAATCCTCTTAAAATCACATCAAAAGAGCCGCAATGGGATAGATATGAGGAGTTTTTATTAAATGAAGTTCGCTATAACTCGCTCAAAAAGATAAATCCTCAACACGCAGATGAGTTATTTGCACAAAACTTAAGCGATGCTAAACGACGCTACAGACAGCTAAAACGCCTTGCAGCAGCTGATTATAGCGATGAACTTATTTAA
- the rplM gene encoding 50S ribosomal protein L13, which translates to MTNITKPNEVKRDWIVLDASGKRFGRLLTEAATLLRGKHKPGFSPNVDCGDYVIIINASKAEFTGANKAETKLYHRHSGYFGSVKSEKFGDLLANKPEKLYKLAVRGMLPKTKLGKEMLKKLKIYAGSEHPHTAQIAKEGK; encoded by the coding sequence ATGACAAATATAACAAAGCCAAACGAAGTAAAACGCGATTGGATCGTTCTAGATGCTTCTGGAAAGAGATTTGGTAGATTGCTAACTGAAGCTGCTACACTACTTCGTGGCAAACATAAGCCAGGATTTAGCCCAAATGTTGATTGCGGTGATTATGTAATCATCATTAATGCTAGCAAAGCAGAATTTACAGGTGCTAATAAAGCTGAAACAAAACTATACCATAGACATTCAGGCTATTTTGGTAGCGTAAAAAGCGAAAAATTTGGTGATTTATTAGCTAATAAACCTGAAAAGCTTTATAAATTGGCGGTTCGTGGTATGCTACCTAAAACAAAGTTAGGTAAAGAGATGCTTAAAAAATTAAAAATCTATGCTGGTAGTGAGCATCCACACACTGCACAAATAGCTAAAGAAGGAAAATAA
- the rpsI gene encoding 30S ribosomal protein S9, which produces MATTYATGKRKTAVAKVWVKPGSGKIIVNGMDLNSWLGGHEAIKLKVVQPLLVTKQETSMDITATTLGGGYSAQAEALRHGISRALASIDATFRAALKPQGLLTRDSRVVERKKYGRRKARRSPQFSKR; this is translated from the coding sequence ATGGCAACAACATACGCAACAGGTAAGAGAAAAACAGCAGTTGCTAAAGTTTGGGTAAAACCAGGTAGCGGCAAAATTATAGTAAATGGTATGGATTTAAATAGCTGGTTAGGCGGACATGAAGCTATTAAGCTTAAAGTTGTTCAACCTCTATTAGTTACAAAACAAGAGACTTCTATGGATATCACTGCTACAACTTTAGGTGGTGGATATTCAGCTCAAGCTGAAGCTCTTCGCCATGGTATCTCTAGAGCTTTAGCTTCTATCGATGCTACTTTTAGAGCAGCTCTTAAACCACAAGGTCTTCTAACACGTGATAGTCGTGTTGTTGAGCGTAAAAAATATGGTCGCAGAAAAGCAAGAAGAAGCCCACAATTCTCAAAAAGATAA
- a CDS encoding mechanosensitive ion channel family protein, protein MALVAKYGLRLFFSLLIFFIGKWIVARICSLLQKVIYKAKIDELIASFIINSSKTILLIVVIIAALANLGIETTSFVAMLGAIGLGIGMAFKDSFGNIGAGILIVFFRPFKIGDSVDIGGHIGVASELNLFSTCVITADGKSVIIPNQQVMNGKIINFSLTPTRRIDLLFSVDYKDDLKLAKEIIINVAEQNKLILKEPAPSVSVAALGAHSIDLIAKVWVLNEDYAKVNSDMLESVKIEFDNAGISIPYPQLVTHHIYDQKEESEL, encoded by the coding sequence TTGGCACTTGTTGCCAAATATGGCCTTCGATTATTTTTTTCACTTCTTATATTTTTTATTGGTAAGTGGATTGTTGCTAGGATTTGTTCTCTTTTACAAAAAGTTATCTATAAGGCTAAAATTGATGAGTTAATAGCTAGCTTTATTATCAACTCTTCTAAAACTATTCTTTTAATTGTTGTTATAATTGCTGCACTTGCTAATCTTGGGATTGAAACTACATCATTTGTAGCTATGCTTGGAGCCATTGGGCTTGGTATTGGTATGGCGTTTAAAGACTCATTTGGCAATATTGGTGCTGGTATTTTGATCGTATTTTTTAGACCATTTAAGATCGGAGATAGCGTAGATATCGGCGGACATATTGGCGTTGCTAGTGAGTTAAATTTATTTAGTACTTGTGTTATTACTGCTGATGGTAAAAGCGTTATTATCCCAAACCAACAGGTGATGAACGGTAAGATTATAAATTTCTCTTTAACTCCTACAAGGCGTATAGACCTACTATTTAGCGTAGATTATAAAGATGATTTAAAATTAGCCAAAGAGATAATTATAAATGTAGCAGAACAAAACAAGCTAATTCTAAAAGAGCCAGCCCCTAGTGTATCAGTTGCTGCTTTAGGAGCTCATAGTATAGATTTAATCGCTAAGGTTTGGGTGCTTAATGAAGATTATGCAAAAGTCAATTCAGATATGCTAGAAAGTGTTAAAATAGAGTTTGATAATGCAGGAATTAGTATCCCATATCCTCAGCTAGTTACTCATCATATATATGACCAAAAGGAAGAGAGTGAGCTTTAA